One genomic segment of Sminthopsis crassicaudata isolate SCR6 chromosome 2, ASM4859323v1, whole genome shotgun sequence includes these proteins:
- the KRTCAP3 gene encoding keratinocyte-associated protein 3, whose translation MCRGCHCRFDAAQGPRRLMRAGLALILVGHVNLLVGAVLHGTVLRHVSNPGGTITPEYTAANVVSVGSGLLSVAAGLVALLASRNLLLAALHWALLAVSLLNLLLSAACSLGLLLAFSMTVANGGRRLLAQCYESLSDPLAPADDCPFDPTRIYETALALWLPSMLMAAAEATLSGYCCGAALALRGFQPCGEEGLLQQLQELEEPEFPKGKRQESEQLLEQSQEIQTVRKNWV comes from the exons ATGTGCCGAGGCTGTCACTGCCGCTTCG ACGCGGCCCAGGGCCCCCGGCGGCTCATGCGCGCTGGCCTCGCCTTGATCCTAGTGGGGCACGTGAACTTGTTGGTGGGAGCCGTGCTTCACGGCACCGTCCTACGGCACGTGTCCAATCCCGGCGGAACCATCACCCCCGAGTACACCGCGGCCAACGTAGTCTCCGTGGGCTCGGGCCTCCTG AGCGTAGCCGCGGGACTCGTGGCGTTGCTGGCTTCCAGGAACCTCCTCCTGGCCGCGCTG CACTGGGCCCTGCTGGCCGTGTCCCTGCTGAACCTGCTCTTGTCCGCGGCCTGTTCCCTGGGGCTACTGCTCGCGTTCTCCATGACCGTCGCCAACGGAGGCCGTCGCCTGCTGGCCCAGTGCTACGAGAGCCTCTCCGACCCCTTGGCACCCGCTGACGACTGCCCGTTTGACCCCACCCGCATCTAC GAGACTGCGCTGGCGCTCTGGCTTCCGTCCATGCTCATGGCTGCGGCCGAGGCTACTTTGTCTGGATACTGTTGTGGGGCTGCCCTCGCCCTTCGGGGCTTCCAACCCTGTGGGGAGGAAGGACTGCTGCAACAG CTTCAGGAACTAGAAGAGCCCGAATTCCCCAAGGGGAAAAGGCAAGAAAGTGAACAGCTTTTGGAACAAAGTCAAGAAATCCAGACTGTGAGGAAAAACTGGGTTTAG